One segment of Castanea sativa cultivar Marrone di Chiusa Pesio chromosome 3, ASM4071231v1 DNA contains the following:
- the LOC142628413 gene encoding uncharacterized protein LOC142628413, whose protein sequence is MSIISWNCRGLGIPRSVRALTRLVRAEAPLLIFLVETKAKVSHISRLQTKLDYTQGIIVPSDGKSGGLALLWKEGTNVWTHKYSNSHIDVVVTNTTSNMRWRATGFYGHPDTQKRHTSWKLLECIHSQLSLPWLVFGDFNEITHVEEKCGWAERNADQMMAFRNALDACDLQDLGFSGSNYTWCNGRFGSQRTLIRLDRMVANAEWMNLF, encoded by the coding sequence ATGAGTATTATATCTTGGAACTGCCGAGGGCTTGGGATCCCTCGGTCAGTTCGAGCCCTCACCAGACTGGTCAGGGCAGAAGCTCCTCTTTTGATCTTCCTCGTGGAGACAAAAGCCAAGGTTTCTCACATATCTAGACTTCAAACTAAACTTGATTACACGCAGGGAATCATTGTTCCGAGTGATGGAAAAAGCGGAGGTCTCGCTCTACTTTGGAAGGAAGGCACTAATGTTTGGACGCACAAATACTCAAACTCTCATATTGATGTAGTCGTCACAAATACCACGTCAAACATGCGTTGGAGAGCTACCGGTTTCTACGGCCATCCGGATACTCAAAAGAGACACACGTCTTGGAAGCTACTAGAATGCATCCACTCACAGCTAAGCCTACCCTGGTTAGTATTCGGAGACTTCAATGAAATAACTCATGTTGAAGAAAAATGTGGGTGGGCAGAGCGAAATGCAGATCAAATGATGGCCTTTCGGAACGCTCTTGATGCATGTGATCTCCAAGACTTGGGCTTCAGCGGCTCAAACTACACGTGGTGTAACGGCAGGTTTGGCTCGCAACGAACTCTTATACGTCTTGATAGAATGGTGGCTAACGCAGAGTGGATGAACCTGTTTTAG